In Longibacter salinarum, a single window of DNA contains:
- the deoC gene encoding deoxyribose-phosphate aldolase — MALPSPDAVIDELNDLRSSVSKAGEVHVDAAIAALQSPASPGLAGPEPQPSLSVKGLAARIDHTQLRPEATDADIEAVSHEAIEHAFASVCVAPTYVPLVNELLEDSGVAVCTVIGFPHGANRPSTKAHEAMQAIRDGAVELDMVLNIGALRSGAVADVEQDIAEVVNVARRARDGGRDVIVKVILETALLSDAEKAVACIAAKQAGADFVKTSTGFADGGATLRDVALMRQVVGPDMGVKASGGVRSADDVEAMMAHGATRIGASGSVAIVTGAKTEASY; from the coding sequence ATGGCTCTTCCTTCTCCTGACGCTGTCATCGACGAGCTAAACGACCTTCGCTCTTCCGTTAGTAAAGCGGGTGAGGTTCATGTCGATGCCGCCATTGCTGCTCTTCAGTCGCCGGCATCCCCGGGACTGGCAGGCCCCGAGCCGCAACCCTCGCTCTCCGTGAAGGGCCTTGCTGCGCGGATCGACCATACGCAATTGCGTCCCGAGGCGACCGACGCCGACATTGAGGCGGTGTCTCATGAGGCGATCGAGCATGCGTTCGCGAGCGTTTGCGTGGCTCCGACGTACGTCCCGCTCGTCAACGAGCTGCTTGAGGATTCCGGCGTTGCGGTCTGCACGGTGATTGGCTTTCCGCATGGAGCCAACCGCCCCTCCACGAAGGCGCATGAGGCCATGCAGGCCATCCGGGATGGTGCTGTTGAACTCGACATGGTGCTGAATATCGGTGCCCTCCGCTCTGGTGCGGTCGCGGATGTCGAGCAGGACATCGCGGAAGTCGTGAATGTGGCGCGGCGAGCCAGGGACGGCGGTCGCGATGTCATCGTCAAAGTCATCCTGGAAACGGCGCTCCTTTCCGACGCGGAGAAGGCCGTGGCGTGCATTGCCGCGAAGCAGGCCGGTGCGGACTTTGTCAAAACGTCTACGGGGTTTGCCGATGGCGGTGCTACCTTGCGTGACGTGGCGCTCATGCGGCAGGTTGTGGGTCCAGACATGGGCGTGAAAGCATCTGGAGGGGTCCGTTCAGCAGACGACGTCGAGGCTATGATGGCACACGGTGCGACTCGCATCGGCGCGAGCGGATCGGTCGCTATCGTCACGGGGGCGAAGACGGAGGCCTCCTACTAA
- a CDS encoding SPOR domain-containing protein produces MLSRLSLFTLALALILTACSGPPKTADSGDDSSDRGPRPVDRRDREERRATLASVETFDVSQYPTPAAARELDLRHQVPTQLMQGRADEGVTQTIEGFRVQVYSAQDKQAAEEFRERVRQWWAEVQDDAPDDVFRGRLPILVEYGQPYYRVRVGAFADREEAAEALEFVKQEFTDAFVARSTVTVTR; encoded by the coding sequence ATGCTTTCACGTCTTTCGCTGTTCACTCTCGCTCTTGCATTGATTCTTACCGCGTGCAGCGGTCCGCCAAAGACGGCGGATTCGGGTGATGACTCGTCGGATCGCGGGCCCCGGCCGGTCGATCGTCGTGATCGAGAAGAGCGCCGTGCGACGCTGGCCAGTGTGGAGACGTTTGATGTGTCTCAGTACCCGACACCGGCCGCGGCCCGCGAACTGGATCTGCGCCACCAGGTGCCGACGCAGTTGATGCAGGGACGCGCCGACGAGGGCGTGACGCAGACGATTGAAGGATTCCGTGTCCAGGTTTACTCCGCGCAGGACAAGCAGGCTGCCGAAGAATTTCGCGAGCGTGTGCGTCAGTGGTGGGCCGAGGTTCAGGACGACGCACCGGACGACGTTTTCCGCGGACGATTGCCCATCCTTGTCGAATACGGGCAGCCGTATTACCGCGTGCGCGTAGGTGCATTTGCGGATCGGGAGGAGGCTGCAGAGGCCCTCGAATTCGTGAAGCAGGAGTTTACAGATGCGTTCGTCGCCCGAAGCACCGTAACCGTCACCCGATAA
- a CDS encoding pyridoxal phosphate-dependent decarboxylase family protein gives MSGNTSSPFSLSTTTSTQPALNELISEAVGAIQEWSDGWGPYEAHPSTIVDGAGLRSALGEFTDRMSGNYPFGHPRYAGQMLKPPHPVAIAAYAAAMCVNPNNHALDGGPPTSEMEKEVIEDLADMLGFPAESLGHLTAGGTIANLEALWVAREEHPNQTIAFSADAHYTHGRMCGVLDVNPVVIPTDNHGRMRLEKLEEILAKQDVGTVVVTAGTTGLGTVDPIADVVDRCREAGVRVHVDAAYGGFFRLLANGDSESFDGFPARHFLAIEDAESVAIDPHKHGLQPYGCGAVLFRDPSVGRFYKHDSPYTYFTSDDLHLGEISLECSRAGAAAGALWTTLRALPLEPSDGLGAILAACMRAARTWADTIDASAAFELYTAPETDIVSYIPVPRESSLSALDAASRAVFDAAMNHEEEPVFLSLYRLSAERLSARFPHLTADREDAAILRSVLMKPEHETYAADIVDHLSTIARGVV, from the coding sequence ATGTCTGGCAATACCTCCTCCCCCTTCTCATTATCGACGACGACATCGACACAGCCGGCGCTGAACGAGTTGATCAGCGAGGCCGTCGGAGCCATACAAGAGTGGTCGGACGGATGGGGTCCGTATGAGGCACATCCCTCGACCATCGTAGATGGAGCTGGGCTCCGGTCGGCGCTGGGTGAGTTCACCGATCGAATGAGCGGAAACTATCCGTTCGGGCACCCGAGATATGCGGGTCAGATGCTCAAACCGCCTCACCCGGTCGCTATCGCCGCCTACGCGGCCGCCATGTGCGTGAACCCGAATAACCACGCGCTGGACGGAGGCCCTCCCACGAGCGAGATGGAAAAAGAGGTGATTGAGGACCTTGCGGACATGCTCGGATTTCCGGCAGAGTCGCTGGGTCACCTCACCGCCGGCGGCACCATCGCCAATCTGGAAGCCCTCTGGGTGGCGCGCGAAGAACACCCGAACCAGACGATTGCCTTCAGCGCCGATGCTCACTACACACACGGACGCATGTGCGGTGTACTGGACGTCAATCCGGTCGTCATCCCGACGGACAACCACGGCCGGATGCGATTGGAGAAGCTGGAGGAGATTCTCGCGAAGCAGGACGTTGGCACCGTCGTGGTGACGGCCGGCACGACCGGGCTCGGCACGGTCGATCCAATCGCAGATGTGGTCGATCGATGCCGAGAAGCCGGTGTGCGTGTCCACGTGGACGCGGCCTACGGTGGATTCTTCCGCCTTCTCGCGAACGGCGACAGCGAATCCTTCGACGGATTTCCGGCCCGTCATTTCCTCGCGATCGAAGATGCAGAATCAGTCGCCATTGATCCTCACAAGCACGGTCTACAGCCGTACGGTTGTGGCGCCGTGCTCTTTCGTGATCCGTCGGTCGGTCGCTTCTACAAACACGACTCGCCGTACACGTACTTCACGTCCGACGACCTTCACCTCGGCGAAATCTCGCTGGAATGCTCTCGCGCAGGAGCAGCAGCGGGGGCCCTCTGGACGACACTTCGCGCCCTTCCGCTCGAGCCGAGCGATGGCCTTGGTGCCATTCTCGCCGCCTGCATGCGGGCCGCCCGGACGTGGGCAGATACGATCGACGCCTCAGCCGCGTTCGAATTGTACACGGCGCCGGAAACGGACATTGTGAGCTACATTCCTGTCCCCCGCGAATCGTCGCTCAGCGCCCTGGATGCGGCGAGTCGCGCGGTGTTCGATGCAGCGATGAATCACGAGGAAGAACCTGTATTTCTCAGCCTCTACCGCCTCTCCGCTGAGCGCTTATCTGCGCGCTTCCCACATCTAACCGCTGATCGGGAAGACGCTGCCATTCTTCGAAGCGTGCTGATGAAACCCGAACACGAAACCTACGCAGCCGACATTGTCGACCATCTTTCTACCATCGCCCGAGGCGTAGTATAG
- a CDS encoding MarR family winged helix-turn-helix transcriptional regulator: MGSILKQRIKQAKDFESLAQEAMLNLFVAAARSRREMETVCQNHDLQFSHYNVLRILRGVHPDGHARCDIIERMIDPSPDVTRLMDKLVERDLVSRSRSEEDRRMMIHTITPKGLDLLERMHPDVQDVQNWFDERVSDRDLRHLSRICEGIYGNDE, encoded by the coding sequence ATGGGAAGCATTTTGAAGCAGCGAATCAAGCAGGCGAAAGACTTTGAGTCGCTGGCGCAAGAGGCCATGCTCAACCTATTCGTTGCCGCAGCGCGGAGCCGCCGTGAGATGGAGACTGTGTGTCAGAATCACGATCTTCAGTTCAGTCACTACAACGTGCTCAGGATTCTCCGCGGAGTCCATCCCGACGGACACGCTCGGTGTGACATCATTGAGCGAATGATCGATCCGTCTCCAGACGTGACCAGGCTGATGGATAAGCTCGTTGAGCGAGACCTGGTGTCGCGGTCGAGAAGTGAGGAGGATCGACGCATGATGATCCATACCATCACGCCGAAGGGCCTTGACCTGCTGGAGCGAATGCACCCTGATGTTCAGGATGTGCAGAACTGGTTCGATGAGCGCGTCTCTGACCGTGATCTGCGACACCTGTCGCGTATATGCGAAGGAATCTACGGCAACGACGAGTAG